Proteins encoded by one window of Polaribacter haliotis:
- a CDS encoding SusC/RagA family TonB-linked outer membrane protein, with amino-acid sequence MKNHYKQSLNSSKANRIILFMFLFSAFFTLSVNAQIKTITGTVLDEIGTPLPGVSVTETGTLNGVSTDFDGKYSIKAKIGSSLTFRYLGYKQIVKIVGKENVINVSLDPDTENLDEIVVIGYGSVQKKDLTGSVATIKMDKITEAPVANFDQALAGRVTGVQVSGGSGEPGSGMNIVIRGGNTINGDNSPLYVLDGFIMDNFNPGLVDPSDIESMSVLKDASATAIYGVRGANGVVIITTKRAKSGKTKISYETRLDAKVVAKKLEVLSPYEFLKLSLEINEASTTSRFFSVFDETLGQSVQVGGLEDYRNEIGRNWQDEAFRAAFTKTHKLNISSGGDKTRFNASINAVEDQGSLLNSEYSRINGRITLDHKLNDKFDVRMDVLYTSQQQDGLDTKGNSSYSFMRNLITYNPVANKFIDYPDGFSPLDDVSDEFDLINIVSWHPIVSLNNEYRRRKIDQFIANLGLKYKLNSNITLESKASFNNQFRETGVFNNSKTVYGRIINKIDGINGSIDNQRFNNFNSVNTVNYKNNFNGHSINVLLGATLNTRKNSRTLIRSIDIPQYLEGLGINSLDGGTLNSSNDIIGDNESKIFSLLSRVNYGYKGKYLFTASLRRDASSIFPEKNRVGYFPSAAVSWNAHKEGFIKSLDVFSQLKFKAGYGKTGNDRIPGDARFEFLTDENSNYFFNNQVVQGQRPTSFGANSNLFWETTEQVNIGLDAGFFNGRLSVAVEAYQKDTKDLLINADAALSQGYETIYINSGQVRNRGLEIGINTTNISTKDFQWTTDFNISFNQNTIESLPDSKPIFGRPNYYRLLSTNQFIVEEGKPLGNMYGYVSDGVYQIDDFENYDATATTHTLNSGQPSYRSHQPGDEKYKDLNGDGEITAADKTIIGNGLPVHFGGLGNTFTYKNFELSTFLQWSYGSDILNANRLVFENMDRPNQNQLATTLNRWTPDNQNTTMHRAGGQGFEDISSRVIEDGSYLRLKTVNFSYNFSKDVLDKFKLNSLKVYFAAQNLFTWTNYSGFDPDVSVVNSLIMPGVDYSGYPIHKIMSVGLNVSF; translated from the coding sequence ATGAAAAATCATTACAAACAATCTTTAAATAGTTCAAAAGCGAATAGAATTATTCTCTTTATGTTCTTATTTAGTGCATTCTTTACTTTATCAGTAAATGCACAAATAAAAACAATAACAGGAACAGTGTTAGACGAAATTGGGACTCCATTACCAGGAGTATCTGTAACAGAGACTGGAACTTTAAATGGTGTTTCTACAGATTTCGATGGAAAATATTCAATAAAAGCAAAAATAGGTTCTTCTTTAACCTTTAGATATTTAGGATATAAACAAATTGTAAAAATTGTTGGAAAAGAAAATGTTATTAATGTTTCTCTTGACCCAGATACAGAAAATTTAGATGAAATTGTAGTAATTGGTTATGGTTCTGTACAAAAGAAGGATTTAACAGGCTCTGTAGCCACTATTAAAATGGATAAAATTACAGAGGCACCAGTTGCAAATTTCGACCAAGCACTTGCAGGTAGAGTTACAGGTGTACAAGTTAGTGGTGGAAGTGGAGAACCAGGTAGTGGAATGAATATTGTAATTAGAGGTGGAAATACTATAAATGGAGATAATTCTCCATTATATGTATTAGATGGTTTCATAATGGACAATTTTAATCCTGGTTTGGTAGATCCTTCAGACATAGAATCTATGAGTGTTTTAAAAGACGCTTCTGCAACAGCAATTTATGGTGTACGTGGTGCAAATGGTGTTGTTATAATTACAACGAAAAGAGCAAAATCTGGCAAGACAAAAATTTCTTATGAAACAAGATTAGATGCTAAAGTCGTTGCTAAAAAATTAGAAGTGTTAAGTCCTTATGAGTTTTTAAAACTTTCTTTAGAAATAAATGAAGCTAGTACAACCTCAAGATTTTTCTCTGTTTTTGATGAAACTCTAGGACAAAGTGTACAAGTTGGTGGTTTAGAAGATTACAGAAATGAAATTGGAAGAAATTGGCAAGATGAAGCTTTTAGAGCTGCATTTACAAAAACACACAAACTTAATATTTCTAGTGGAGGAGATAAAACTAGGTTTAATGCTTCTATTAATGCAGTTGAAGACCAAGGTTCTTTATTAAATTCTGAATATTCAAGAATAAATGGTAGAATTACTTTAGACCACAAATTAAATGACAAGTTCGATGTAAGAATGGATGTTTTATATACATCACAACAACAAGATGGATTAGACACAAAAGGTAACTCTTCCTACTCTTTTATGAGAAACTTGATTACTTATAATCCTGTTGCTAATAAATTTATAGATTATCCAGATGGTTTTAGCCCTTTAGATGATGTAAGTGATGAATTTGATTTGATAAACATTGTTAGCTGGCATCCTATAGTTTCACTAAATAATGAATATAGAAGACGTAAAATAGATCAATTTATAGCAAACCTTGGTTTAAAGTATAAATTGAATTCTAACATAACATTAGAATCTAAAGCTAGTTTTAATAATCAGTTTAGAGAAACAGGGGTTTTTAATAACAGTAAAACTGTCTATGGAAGAATAATTAATAAAATTGATGGAATTAATGGTTCAATTGACAATCAAAGATTTAATAATTTTAACTCTGTTAATACAGTTAATTATAAAAATAACTTTAATGGACACTCTATAAATGTTTTATTAGGAGCGACATTAAATACAAGAAAAAACTCAAGAACTTTAATTAGATCTATAGATATCCCTCAATATTTAGAAGGTTTAGGAATAAACTCTTTAGATGGTGGAACTTTAAACAGTTCTAATGATATTATAGGAGATAACGAATCTAAAATATTCTCTTTATTAAGCAGAGTTAATTACGGTTATAAAGGGAAATACTTATTTACTGCTTCTTTAAGAAGAGATGCTTCTTCTATCTTTCCAGAAAAAAATAGAGTTGGTTATTTTCCTTCTGCTGCAGTTTCTTGGAATGCTCATAAAGAAGGTTTTATTAAAAGTTTAGATGTATTTTCTCAATTAAAATTTAAAGCTGGTTATGGTAAAACAGGGAATGATAGAATTCCTGGTGATGCAAGATTCGAATTTTTAACGGACGAAAATTCTAATTACTTCTTTAATAACCAAGTTGTACAAGGACAAAGACCAACAAGTTTTGGTGCAAATTCAAATTTATTTTGGGAAACTACAGAGCAAGTAAATATCGGTTTAGATGCTGGCTTTTTTAATGGACGTCTTTCTGTAGCTGTGGAAGCATATCAAAAAGATACAAAAGATTTATTAATAAATGCAGATGCTGCTTTGTCTCAAGGATACGAAACTATCTATATAAATTCTGGTCAAGTAAGAAATAGAGGATTAGAAATAGGTATCAACACAACAAATATTTCTACTAAAGATTTTCAATGGACTACAGATTTTAATATTTCTTTCAATCAAAATACAATAGAATCTTTACCTGATAGTAAACCAATTTTTGGTAGACCTAATTATTATAGATTGCTAAGTACCAATCAATTTATTGTTGAAGAAGGAAAACCTTTGGGGAATATGTATGGTTATGTTTCTGATGGAGTTTACCAAATTGATGATTTCGAAAATTACGATGCAACTGCAACTACACATACTTTAAATTCTGGACAACCAAGTTATAGAAGTCATCAACCAGGAGACGAAAAATACAAAGATTTAAATGGAGATGGAGAAATAACTGCTGCAGATAAAACAATTATTGGTAATGGACTTCCTGTACATTTTGGAGGTTTAGGAAATACTTTTACCTATAAAAATTTCGAATTAAGTACCTTTTTACAATGGTCTTATGGAAGCGATATTTTAAATGCGAATAGATTAGTTTTTGAAAATATGGATAGGCCAAATCAAAACCAATTAGCAACAACTTTAAATAGATGGACTCCAGATAATCAAAACACAACAATGCACAGAGCTGGAGGACAAGGTTTCGAAGACATTTCTTCTAGAGTTATTGAAGATGGTTCTTACTTGAGATTAAAAACTGTAAATTTTTCATATAACTTTTCAAAAGACGTTTTAGACAAGTTTAAATTAAATAGCTTAAAAGTATATTTCGCAGCTCAAAACCTTTTTACTTGGACTAATTATAGTGGTTTCGACCCAGATGTTTCTGTTGTTAACTCTTTAATAATGCCTGGTGTAGATTATTCTGGATATCCAATCCATAAAATAATGAGTGTAGGTTTAAATGTTTCTTTCTAA
- a CDS encoding RagB/SusD family nutrient uptake outer membrane protein → MKIKSILTIVFATILFVSCDDQLEIPQNDNISADNLYNTESGALAGLAGAYSRIVANYREAVINAQYPTNYTDEGHYNRNGLRSILKNNFTASEPDLRTIWGTYYEAISATNTLISGLKNSPLDENIKKTYLADAYFLRAFVYFDIQKAFGGIEGIPMPLEETNKQLLPRTAGIDVYKQIVSDLEIAEKNLPTAAISVSGRANKSSARGLLAKAYLYMASQPFNEAGAYEKARDWSKKVIDDSYHVLNPSYEDVFNQLAMEQYEKQEMLFQIGFSFANLDSQQSSKLGSAFGMKIDDEGCGKGFALTYATISLIQKYRSDPSDERGFWNTYPYFNKRNNNCELSTINNQFTYPASKYRRFLESNNTNTSYGPHHWPVLRFSDVLLMYAEAENKITPGSALALNAVNRVRNRAKATPLTTITEEAIQEERLLELCFEGQRKYDLVRWGILEQKVNETKITMETLGADTNFINDDWTSYGEPNLGPDELPESGDEPAVRNIRKNNLHSSFNYFDGYNDFDPNKHYILPIPEQELGVNTNIKQTKGW, encoded by the coding sequence ATGAAAATAAAATCAATATTAACAATCGTATTTGCCACAATTTTATTTGTAAGTTGTGATGATCAGTTAGAAATACCTCAAAACGATAATATTTCTGCAGACAATTTGTACAATACAGAATCTGGTGCTTTGGCTGGTTTAGCTGGAGCATACAGTCGTATTGTAGCCAATTATAGAGAAGCAGTAATAAACGCACAATACCCAACAAATTATACAGATGAAGGGCATTATAATAGAAATGGTCTTCGAAGTATTCTAAAGAATAACTTTACGGCTTCAGAACCAGATTTAAGAACAATTTGGGGAACTTATTACGAAGCTATCTCTGCAACGAATACTTTAATTAGTGGTCTTAAAAATTCTCCATTAGATGAGAATATAAAAAAGACATATTTAGCAGATGCTTACTTTTTAAGAGCTTTTGTATATTTCGATATTCAAAAAGCATTTGGTGGTATAGAAGGAATTCCAATGCCATTAGAGGAAACGAACAAACAATTATTACCAAGAACAGCAGGTATAGATGTTTACAAACAAATTGTTTCAGATTTAGAAATTGCAGAAAAGAATTTACCAACAGCAGCAATATCTGTTTCTGGTAGAGCAAATAAATCTTCTGCAAGAGGTTTATTAGCTAAGGCATATTTATATATGGCAAGCCAGCCATTTAATGAAGCAGGAGCTTACGAAAAAGCAAGAGATTGGAGTAAAAAAGTAATTGACGATTCATATCATGTCTTAAACCCAAGTTACGAAGACGTATTCAATCAATTAGCTATGGAGCAATATGAGAAACAAGAAATGTTATTTCAAATAGGGTTTTCATTCGCTAATTTAGATTCACAACAATCCTCTAAATTGGGTTCAGCTTTTGGAATGAAAATAGATGACGAAGGTTGTGGAAAAGGATTTGCTTTAACGTACGCAACTATTTCTTTAATTCAAAAATATAGATCAGACCCTTCAGATGAAAGAGGTTTTTGGAACACCTATCCTTATTTTAATAAAAGAAATAATAATTGTGAATTAAGTACCATAAACAATCAATTTACATATCCAGCATCTAAATACCGTAGATTTTTAGAAAGCAATAACACAAATACAAGTTATGGTCCTCATCATTGGCCAGTGTTACGTTTTTCTGATGTGTTATTAATGTATGCAGAAGCAGAAAATAAAATAACTCCAGGATCTGCATTGGCATTAAATGCCGTAAATAGAGTTAGAAACAGAGCAAAAGCAACTCCATTAACAACTATTACAGAAGAAGCTATTCAAGAGGAACGTTTATTAGAATTGTGCTTTGAAGGTCAAAGAAAGTACGATTTAGTAAGATGGGGAATTTTAGAACAAAAAGTAAACGAAACCAAAATTACAATGGAAACATTAGGGGCAGATACTAATTTTATTAATGATGATTGGACTTCTTATGGAGAACCAAATTTAGGTCCAGATGAGCTTCCAGAAAGTGGAGACGAACCAGCTGTTAGAAATATAAGAAAAAATAATCTCCATTCTTCATTCAATTATTTTGATGGTTATAATGATTTTGATCCAAACAAGCATTATATATTACCAATTCCAGAACAAGAATTAGGTGTAAATACCAATATAAAGCAAACGAAAGGTTGGTAA
- a CDS encoding DUF5017 domain-containing protein, whose amino-acid sequence MKKIKFILTSLFVIALVFQSCEDLEEVETPDFSINYNLKAKVGEPVEFTVENSPNFLYFYAGDFGHQYKYKDRTNAEGVVNMSFLNSQKWGTGTNKEGNLTVWYSKDYDGSGEAASVNNATWVEITDRFNISKLYDFTLQESGVVDITDLADGNTIYFGFKYFADDLSGRPSEWYLDDLNIEMDVADTPAPLKIANEINPGFLPVDLQGIDSNWNANKWYFDTGKGGPEFKGLWRMRGQVKIAGSWVVNEDWLITKPINLTKVNPDKGEALKTYSEKLKTFSYTYTEPGTYTITLVGNNTTIYGDKETVKEFTIEVE is encoded by the coding sequence ATGAAAAAAATAAAATTTATATTAACTAGTTTATTCGTAATTGCTCTAGTATTTCAAAGTTGTGAAGATTTAGAAGAAGTAGAAACTCCAGATTTTTCTATTAATTACAATCTAAAAGCCAAAGTTGGTGAACCTGTAGAGTTTACAGTAGAAAACTCACCTAACTTTTTATATTTTTATGCAGGTGATTTTGGTCATCAATATAAATACAAAGATAGAACCAATGCAGAAGGTGTTGTAAATATGTCTTTTTTAAACTCACAAAAATGGGGTACAGGAACAAATAAAGAAGGCAATTTAACAGTTTGGTATTCTAAAGATTATGATGGTTCAGGAGAAGCAGCATCCGTAAATAATGCAACTTGGGTAGAAATAACAGACAGATTTAATATCTCTAAATTATATGATTTTACATTGCAAGAATCTGGTGTTGTAGATATAACAGATTTAGCAGATGGAAATACTATTTACTTCGGATTCAAATATTTTGCTGACGATTTAAGTGGAAGACCATCTGAATGGTATTTAGACGATTTAAATATTGAAATGGATGTAGCAGATACACCTGCTCCACTAAAAATCGCAAACGAAATTAATCCTGGTTTTCTGCCAGTTGATTTGCAGGGTATTGATAGTAATTGGAATGCCAACAAATGGTATTTCGATACTGGTAAAGGAGGTCCAGAATTTAAAGGATTGTGGAGAATGAGAGGTCAAGTTAAAATTGCAGGAAGTTGGGTTGTAAACGAAGATTGGCTAATTACAAAACCTATAAACCTTACAAAAGTAAATCCAGATAAAGGTGAAGCTTTAAAGACGTATTCAGAAAAGTTAAAAACATTTTCTTACACTTATACAGAACCAGGAACTTATACAATTACTTTGGTTGGTAATAACACTACTATTTATGGAGATAAAGAAACTGTTAAAGAATTTACGATTGAAGTAGAATAA
- a CDS encoding T9SS-dependent choice-of-anchor J family protein, with protein sequence MMKKITLKNILFLMFGFIAFSISAQTTYYEDFRFENEGRGFTVQKVALGGQDAAQIGKRVSDVVDATDSSPVFDESTRPANRIPNGAARDQRAISFSNTSGADATLANHEIEGWAMMTNQDLSTTNSPKVSFWTEQRSVVGGGATLSIMVSENYTHGAVPNTATWTDETANITGAIATSDVAPLTYVSGSLDLSAYTSSSVTIAFKVVTDNSAFEKDVKQHGVFYISDVVFEASREDVANGAFSALNTSSSGQVGIFNTPSAANAESNFSNTSKWADVLTTQGSVPRLANGILIPVGEGYKFEVADKYNKIAVTEVRYKLVNGTSNKGAPDESKWIVQGSNDDTSWDDLSDPVGMFSNNSGSTEFPITLTTTKPYRYYRFVLSTAWTPNSNFTALQQLDFTVDSSILSVKDDVLNNAFTVYPNPTNSFINISKLNIEVKNIQLINLTGKVIYKNNNAQPIDVRNYSKGLYMLKIVSQKGGVTSKKVIIN encoded by the coding sequence ATGATGAAAAAAATTACTTTAAAAAACATTTTATTTTTGATGTTTGGATTCATTGCATTTTCTATAAGTGCACAAACCACATATTACGAAGACTTTAGATTCGAAAATGAAGGAAGAGGTTTTACTGTACAAAAAGTTGCACTTGGTGGACAAGATGCTGCGCAAATAGGAAAAAGAGTGAGTGATGTTGTAGACGCAACAGACTCAAGCCCTGTTTTTGATGAAAGTACAAGACCAGCAAATAGAATTCCAAATGGAGCAGCAAGAGATCAAAGAGCTATTTCGTTTTCAAATACAAGTGGAGCAGATGCAACTTTAGCAAATCATGAGATTGAAGGTTGGGCAATGATGACGAATCAAGATTTATCTACTACAAATTCACCAAAAGTTTCTTTTTGGACAGAGCAACGTTCTGTAGTTGGTGGTGGAGCAACACTTTCTATAATGGTTTCAGAAAACTATACACATGGAGCTGTACCTAATACTGCAACTTGGACAGATGAAACTGCAAATATTACAGGTGCAATAGCAACTTCAGATGTTGCTCCTTTAACTTATGTATCTGGAAGTTTAGATTTATCTGCTTACACAAGTAGTTCAGTAACAATAGCTTTTAAAGTTGTTACAGATAATTCAGCTTTTGAAAAAGATGTAAAACAACATGGCGTATTTTATATTTCTGATGTCGTATTTGAGGCTTCTAGAGAAGATGTTGCGAATGGAGCATTTTCCGCTTTAAATACAAGTTCTTCAGGACAAGTTGGTATATTTAATACACCATCTGCAGCTAATGCAGAAAGTAATTTTTCTAACACTAGTAAATGGGCAGATGTTTTAACAACTCAAGGTTCTGTGCCTAGATTGGCAAATGGAATTTTAATTCCTGTTGGAGAAGGTTATAAATTTGAAGTAGCAGATAAATACAATAAAATTGCTGTTACAGAAGTAAGATATAAGTTAGTAAATGGTACTTCTAATAAAGGTGCTCCAGATGAATCTAAATGGATTGTTCAAGGAAGTAATGACGATACTTCTTGGGATGATTTAAGTGATCCTGTTGGAATGTTTAGTAATAATAGTGGATCAACAGAATTCCCTATTACACTAACAACAACAAAACCATATAGATATTATCGTTTTGTTTTATCAACGGCTTGGACACCAAATTCAAACTTTACAGCTTTGCAACAATTAGATTTTACTGTAGATTCCTCTATATTATCTGTTAAAGATGATGTTTTAAACAACGCTTTTACAGTATATCCAAACCCTACAAATAGCTTTATAAATATTTCTAAATTGAATATAGAAGTTAAAAATATACAGTTAATAAATCTTACTGGTAAAGTAATTTATAAAAATAATAATGCACAACCTATTGATGTAAGAAATTATTCAAAAGGATTATATATGTTAAAAATAGTATCTCAAAAAGGTGGTGTTACAAGTAAAAAAGTTATAATTAATTAA
- a CDS encoding glycoside hydrolase family 88 protein gives MRFKIFFLFFLVSFVSCKNSKKPTLIASVSNNETSIDLQKQIDDCEHQLEIAVPKLTDLTKHPRLIDADKTAWKEVTNNKLIWTSGFYPGILWYAYDVTGNERWKNEAIKRTEVFEDFKNITEHHDIGFMMFPAYGNGYKIGGKKEYKDILLTSAKSLASRFNSNVGTIRSWSNKMHPRWKQHITIIDNMLNLELLFWASKHSNDSKFYDIAVKHAETTMKNHFRKDLTSWHVIEYDSINGNVLNRHTKQGFADDSRWSRGQAWGVYGYTMVYKETKDKKFLDFAQKITDKYLDLLPEDMVPAWDFDVQSNPKEEKDASAAAVVASALLDLSTFVESKEDQERYYNAAIKMLKSLGSENYSAVGKADSFLLHSTGAKSLGHEIDVALIYADYYYIEALSRLKNLEAKK, from the coding sequence ATGCGTTTCAAAATATTTTTTCTATTTTTTTTGGTAAGTTTTGTAAGTTGTAAAAACTCAAAAAAACCAACTCTTATTGCTTCAGTTTCTAATAATGAAACTTCAATAGATTTACAAAAACAAATTGATGATTGTGAACACCAATTAGAAATTGCAGTTCCTAAATTAACAGACTTAACAAAACACCCAAGGTTAATAGATGCTGATAAAACAGCGTGGAAAGAAGTTACAAACAACAAACTAATTTGGACTTCTGGTTTTTATCCTGGAATTTTATGGTATGCTTATGATGTAACAGGAAACGAAAGATGGAAAAATGAAGCTATAAAACGTACAGAGGTTTTTGAAGATTTTAAAAATATTACAGAACACCATGATATTGGTTTTATGATGTTTCCTGCTTATGGGAATGGGTATAAAATTGGTGGTAAAAAAGAGTACAAAGATATTTTATTAACATCAGCAAAATCTTTAGCATCGAGATTTAACTCAAATGTTGGTACCATAAGATCTTGGTCTAACAAAATGCATCCTCGTTGGAAACAACACATTACAATTATCGATAATATGTTGAATTTAGAATTGCTTTTCTGGGCTTCTAAACATAGTAATGATTCAAAATTTTATGATATTGCTGTAAAACATGCAGAAACTACTATGAAAAATCATTTTAGAAAAGATTTAACTTCTTGGCATGTTATTGAATACGATTCTATAAACGGAAATGTATTAAACAGACATACAAAACAAGGTTTTGCAGACGACAGTAGATGGTCTCGTGGACAAGCTTGGGGCGTTTATGGTTATACAATGGTTTACAAAGAAACAAAAGACAAGAAGTTTTTAGATTTTGCTCAAAAAATTACAGATAAGTATTTAGATTTATTGCCAGAAGATATGGTTCCTGCTTGGGATTTCGATGTACAAAGCAATCCAAAAGAAGAAAAAGATGCTTCTGCAGCAGCAGTTGTTGCATCTGCATTATTAGATTTAAGCACTTTTGTCGAAAGTAAAGAAGACCAAGAAAGGTATTATAATGCAGCAATTAAAATGTTGAAATCTTTAGGGTCAGAAAATTATTCTGCAGTGGGCAAAGCAGATTCTTTTTTACTACATTCTACAGGTGCAAAATCTTTAGGTCATGAAATTGATGTTGCTTTAATTTACGCAGATTATTATTACATTGAAGCACTCTCAAGATTAAAAAATTTAGAAGCAAAAAAATAA
- a CDS encoding sulfatase family protein translates to MNYLKILSLICVSVFIVSCKTNSTSEETKKEKPNILFIFPDQFRNAAIGINNQDPVVTPNLDKLGKEGMVISNAISNYPLCSPYRGMLMTGKLPYNNSVLSNSNSNRHKYNNSWQKDDVSISDVLVENGYDAGYVGKLHLTSPAPIQGKDSVLWDAYQPKELRHNFNFWYAYGTFDEHNTPHYWKNEAKEDEVTEIKEWSAKHEANVIIDYIKNPSPETRSADKPFALFWSVNPPHPPYQYVPEKYLKNYKDKSLDELLVRENVALDSDVSEFAFHAGATRNRTHLAKEHVRNHFAMVTGVDEQIGRVLKSLKDEGIEENTIVIITSDHGEMMGSHGLMSKNVWFEEAINVPFIIKWPRKIRANQKSDLIVSVTDIMPTILNLVEATDGIPKNLDGRDLSSIILNDEGDKPTSALYYFILEGEPASGHRGIRTHKNTYVITIDKNNIERKFLYDNVNDPYQKTNLIGKNADLEKKLYSELIKNLEEKKDPWLEKYQNLK, encoded by the coding sequence ATGAATTATTTAAAGATTTTATCACTCATTTGTGTTTCAGTATTTATAGTTTCTTGTAAAACGAATTCAACTTCGGAAGAAACCAAAAAAGAGAAACCAAATATCTTATTTATTTTTCCAGATCAGTTTAGAAATGCTGCAATTGGTATTAATAATCAAGATCCTGTAGTTACACCTAATTTAGATAAATTAGGAAAAGAAGGAATGGTAATTTCGAACGCAATTAGCAATTATCCATTATGCAGTCCATACAGAGGAATGTTAATGACAGGGAAATTGCCATATAATAATTCAGTTTTAAGTAACAGTAATTCCAACAGACATAAATACAATAATTCTTGGCAAAAAGACGACGTTAGTATTTCTGATGTTTTAGTAGAAAACGGATATGATGCTGGTTATGTAGGCAAATTACACTTAACCTCTCCTGCTCCAATTCAAGGAAAAGATTCTGTGCTTTGGGATGCTTATCAACCTAAAGAATTACGTCATAATTTTAATTTTTGGTATGCCTATGGAACTTTTGACGAACACAATACACCTCACTATTGGAAAAATGAAGCTAAAGAAGATGAGGTTACAGAAATTAAAGAATGGTCTGCAAAACACGAAGCAAATGTTATTATCGATTATATTAAAAATCCTTCACCAGAAACAAGAAGTGCAGACAAACCTTTTGCTTTATTTTGGTCTGTAAATCCACCTCATCCACCTTATCAATATGTTCCCGAAAAATATTTAAAGAACTATAAAGACAAATCTTTGGATGAATTATTGGTTAGAGAAAATGTAGCTTTAGATTCAGATGTAAGTGAATTTGCTTTTCACGCTGGAGCAACAAGAAATAGAACACATTTGGCAAAAGAACATGTTCGTAATCATTTTGCGATGGTTACTGGTGTTGATGAACAAATAGGGCGAGTTTTAAAATCTTTAAAAGATGAAGGTATAGAAGAAAATACGATTGTAATCATCACTTCAGATCATGGAGAAATGATGGGAAGCCATGGTTTGATGTCTAAAAATGTTTGGTTTGAAGAAGCTATAAATGTGCCTTTTATTATTAAATGGCCGAGAAAGATAAGGGCGAATCAAAAAAGTGATTTAATTGTAAGTGTAACTGATATTATGCCAACAATTTTAAATTTAGTGGAAGCTACAGATGGAATTCCAAAGAATTTAGATGGTCGAGATTTATCGTCCATAATTTTGAATGATGAAGGAGATAAACCAACTTCTGCTCTGTATTATTTTATTTTGGAAGGAGAACCTGCTTCTGGTCATAGAGGAATTAGAACGCACAAAAACACGTACGTTATTACTATTGATAAAAATAATATAGAACGCAAATTTTTATATGATAATGTAAATGATCCGTATCAAAAAACAAATTTGATTGGTAAAAATGCAGATTTAGAAAAAAAATTGTATTCAGAATTAATTAAAAATTTAGAGGAGAAAAAAGATCCTTGGCTGGAGAAATATCAAAACTTAAAATAA